One region of Cyanobium sp. M30B3 genomic DNA includes:
- a CDS encoding NADPH-dependent assimilatory sulfite reductase hemoprotein subunit has protein sequence MRVAVSAGVSAGVSAGPTKFEQLKAGSGHLREPLYTELGNELPNFSENAVQILKFHGSYQQDNRDNRQKGREKDWQMMLRLRSPGGRISSDLFLAMDELADRLGNGTLRVTTRQAFQMHGVRKENLKEVIGTIVRHLGSTLAACGDINRNVMAPAAPYAKGGYPAARQLADDIADLLSPQAAEGSYLDMWVDGDLSFRIKPTAPTRRVKERQREGAVFSGDGQEPLYGDTYMPRKFKVAVTVPGDNSVDLLTQDVGLVLFSDPQGRPQGCNVYVGGGMGRTHNKEETFARTADPLGYVAQEHVRDLVQAIVALQRDHGDRQQRRHARMKYLIHDRGVDWFRDELKARYFSHPIRSLRPEPPRKLEDYLGWHRQSSGLWFVGLPLLCGRLSGAQKQGLRALVNTFKLELRLTPNQDILLCNIGTSQRGSLRQKLAELGWEKPEQTSLLSRHGIACPALPLCGLAVTEAERIFPAVLERLETLLERLDISKPVLVRMTGCPNGCARPYMAEIGLVGSGVDQYQLWLGGSAQLSRLAEPYLEKMPLQVMEATLEPLLLAWRQSGMRRGFGDFVVSSGREEVQRLLAVA, from the coding sequence ATGCGTGTGGCCGTGTCTGCCGGGGTGTCTGCCGGGGTATCTGCTGGCCCCACCAAGTTTGAGCAGTTGAAGGCGGGCAGCGGCCATCTACGCGAACCGCTGTACACCGAGCTGGGCAACGAGCTGCCCAATTTCAGTGAGAACGCGGTTCAGATTCTCAAGTTTCACGGCAGCTACCAACAGGACAATCGCGACAACCGCCAGAAGGGTCGCGAGAAGGACTGGCAGATGATGTTGCGGTTGCGCAGTCCCGGCGGGCGCATCTCCAGTGACCTGTTCCTGGCCATGGATGAGCTGGCCGACCGCCTGGGCAATGGCACGCTGCGGGTCACCACCCGCCAGGCCTTCCAGATGCACGGGGTGCGCAAGGAGAACCTCAAGGAGGTGATCGGCACGATCGTGCGCCATCTGGGCTCCACCCTGGCCGCCTGTGGCGACATCAACCGCAATGTGATGGCTCCGGCGGCCCCCTACGCCAAAGGGGGGTATCCGGCGGCCCGCCAGCTGGCGGATGACATCGCCGATCTGCTCTCGCCCCAGGCCGCCGAGGGCTCTTACCTGGACATGTGGGTGGACGGCGACCTGAGCTTCCGGATCAAACCCACAGCCCCCACCCGCCGGGTGAAGGAGCGCCAGCGCGAGGGTGCCGTGTTCAGCGGCGATGGCCAGGAGCCGCTCTATGGCGACACCTACATGCCACGCAAGTTCAAGGTGGCCGTCACCGTGCCCGGGGACAACTCCGTGGACCTGCTCACCCAGGACGTGGGCCTGGTGCTCTTCAGTGATCCCCAGGGCCGCCCCCAGGGCTGCAATGTGTACGTGGGCGGCGGCATGGGGCGGACCCACAACAAGGAGGAGACCTTCGCCCGCACAGCCGACCCCCTGGGCTACGTGGCCCAGGAACATGTGCGCGATCTGGTGCAGGCGATCGTGGCCCTGCAGCGCGACCACGGCGACCGCCAGCAGCGGCGGCATGCCCGGATGAAGTACCTCATTCACGACAGGGGTGTGGACTGGTTCCGCGATGAGCTGAAGGCGCGTTATTTCAGCCATCCGATCCGCAGCCTTCGGCCTGAACCCCCCCGCAAACTGGAGGACTACCTGGGCTGGCACCGCCAGAGCTCCGGGCTCTGGTTCGTGGGGCTCCCCCTGCTCTGCGGCCGCCTCAGCGGCGCCCAGAAACAGGGGCTGCGCGCACTGGTGAACACGTTCAAGCTGGAGCTGCGGCTCACCCCCAACCAGGACATCCTGCTCTGCAACATCGGCACCAGCCAGCGCGGCAGCCTGCGCCAGAAGCTGGCCGAGCTGGGCTGGGAGAAGCCCGAGCAGACCAGCCTGCTCAGCCGCCACGGCATCGCCTGTCCGGCCCTGCCCCTCTGCGGCCTGGCGGTCACCGAAGCCGAGCGCATCTTCCCGGCCGTGCTGGAACGGCTGGAGACCCTGCTTGAGCGACTGGACATCAGCAAGCCGGTGCTGGTGCGCATGACCGGCTGCCCGAATGGCTGCGCCCGTCCCTACATGGCCGAGATCGGCCTCGTGGGCAGTGGGGTGGATCAGTACCAGCTATGGCTGGGGGGCAGTGCCCAGCTCAGCCGACTGGCCGAGCCCTACCTGGAGAAGATGCCGCTGCAGGTGATGGAGGCCACCCTGGAGCCGCTGCTGCTGGCCTGGCGCCAGAGCGGCATGCGCAGGGGTTTCGGCGACTTTGTGGTGAGTAGCGGCCGCGAGGAGGTACAGCGCCTGCTGGCCGTGGCCTAA
- a CDS encoding D-alanyl-D-alanine dipeptidase, translated as MQRRPWNDRPIADPGESLLPLPPELLRLEPHPYAHLGAPYGPGACPFRLRQGVIRRLVQAQAHLQRQHPHWCLAIFDAWRPLAVQAFMVDHAIGELCHQRGIDPAQPSAAREQAVADVGRFWAPPNPDPAAPPPHSTGAAVDLTLARLLDTGEHELLEMGSEIDAIGAVSEPDHFGERAAVCADAQQQRIFQTWHGHRQALRDAMQEAGFVQHPNEWWHFSWGDQLWAWRSGAPLAHYGRIDSTF; from the coding sequence ATGCAGCGACGCCCCTGGAACGACCGGCCGATTGCCGATCCGGGTGAGTCGCTGCTGCCCCTGCCGCCCGAGCTCCTGAGGCTCGAACCCCACCCCTATGCCCACCTGGGGGCTCCCTACGGCCCCGGGGCCTGCCCGTTCCGCCTGCGCCAGGGGGTGATCCGGCGGCTGGTGCAGGCCCAGGCCCACCTGCAGCGCCAGCACCCCCACTGGTGCCTGGCAATCTTTGATGCCTGGCGCCCCCTGGCCGTGCAGGCCTTCATGGTGGACCACGCGATCGGCGAGCTGTGCCACCAGCGGGGCATCGATCCCGCCCAGCCTTCGGCGGCGCGAGAGCAGGCCGTGGCCGATGTGGGCCGGTTCTGGGCACCACCCAATCCCGATCCAGCTGCTCCACCGCCCCACAGCACCGGGGCCGCCGTGGATCTCACCCTGGCCCGGCTGCTGGACACGGGGGAGCACGAACTGCTGGAGATGGGCTCGGAGATCGACGCGATCGGTGCGGTCTCCGAGCCCGATCACTTCGGCGAGCGGGCCGCCGTATGCGCTGATGCCCAGCAGCAGCGCATCTTTCAGACCTGGCATGGCCATCGCCAGGCCCTGCGCGATGCGATGCAGGAGGCCGGCTTCGTGCAGCACCCCAATGAGTGGTGGCACTTCAGCTGGGGCGATCAGCTCTGGGCCTGGCGGAGCGGTGCTCCCCTGGCTCACTACGGCCGGATCGACAGCACGTTTTAG
- the recG gene encoding ATP-dependent DNA helicase RecG, whose protein sequence is MKTLQQALQLEAERGCTNLMGRRERFSGFLARSLREAPPGAPAPASFRQLSSRFEAYDQLSVSQRQALVAQCRQQLHQWRQQQRPARPLAPPRLRLAPAESTDAEAIPAAGHLRLEMPLGEVRGVGPKTAARLAQLGLFVVRDLLRYYPRDYLDYANLVRISGLEPGRTATIVATVRRSHAFTSPRNPQLAILELQLGDVTGRLRVSRFFAGRRFTTPGWLKLQQRQFPPGATVAVSGLVKESAYGPQFQDPLIEVLESPQAPVRSREIGRLIPVYGLTEGLGADRMRQVMEAVLPLVARCPDPLPEGLRQREGLLERATALLRIHQPRNQAELQASRQRLVFDEFLLMQLGLLQRRRELRQRPAPSLAPAAAALLDRFLALLPFGLTGAQQRVLAEIRADLARPQPMARLVQGDVGSGKTVVAIAALLLALDSGCQGALMAPTEVLAEQHYATLCRWLPQLPVSCALLTGSTPMRRRRQLLTDLANGQLQLLVGTHALLEDPVQFARLGLVVVDEQHRFGVRQRDRLLHKGLQPHLLTMTATPIPRTLALSVHGDLDVSQIDELPPGRTPIRTRLLSGGERHQAYELIRQEVAAGQRAYVVLPLVEESESSDLRSAVEVHQQLSGEVFADLQVGLLHGRMASAGKQAAITAFAAGHTQVLVSTTVVEVGVDVPEASVMVVEHAERFGLAQLHQLRGRVGRGAAASHCLLIHEGRNSQSRQRLDVLVRSTDGFEIAEMDLRLRGPGQVLGTRQSGLPDLALASLCDDGEVLERARLVAEQILAADPQLQRHPELARLQQQQRQQLSEAVRLN, encoded by the coding sequence CTGAAAACCCTGCAGCAGGCCCTGCAGCTCGAGGCCGAGCGGGGTTGCACCAACCTGATGGGTCGCCGCGAGCGGTTCAGTGGTTTTCTGGCCCGCTCCCTGCGCGAGGCTCCGCCCGGTGCGCCGGCGCCGGCCAGCTTCAGGCAGCTGTCCAGCCGTTTCGAGGCCTACGACCAGCTCAGCGTCAGCCAGCGGCAGGCCCTGGTGGCCCAGTGCCGTCAACAGCTGCACCAGTGGCGCCAGCAGCAGCGGCCCGCGCGTCCGCTCGCCCCACCCCGGCTGCGACTGGCGCCGGCCGAATCCACCGATGCGGAGGCGATCCCTGCTGCCGGCCACCTGCGCCTCGAGATGCCCCTTGGGGAGGTGCGCGGGGTCGGCCCGAAGACCGCGGCCCGCCTGGCCCAGCTCGGGCTGTTCGTGGTGCGTGACCTGCTGCGCTACTACCCGCGCGACTACCTCGACTACGCCAACCTGGTGCGCATCAGTGGGCTGGAGCCGGGACGCACCGCCACGATCGTGGCCACCGTGCGCCGCAGCCACGCCTTCACCAGTCCGCGCAATCCCCAGCTGGCCATTCTTGAGCTGCAGCTGGGCGATGTCACCGGCCGCCTGCGCGTGAGCCGCTTCTTTGCCGGCCGCCGCTTCACCACCCCGGGCTGGTTGAAGCTGCAGCAGCGCCAGTTCCCCCCTGGGGCCACGGTGGCCGTGAGCGGACTGGTGAAGGAGAGCGCCTATGGCCCCCAGTTCCAGGATCCCCTGATCGAGGTGCTGGAGAGCCCCCAGGCACCGGTGCGCTCCAGGGAGATCGGCCGGCTGATCCCCGTGTATGGCCTCACCGAGGGCCTCGGTGCCGACCGCATGCGCCAGGTGATGGAGGCTGTGCTGCCCCTGGTGGCCCGCTGCCCCGACCCGCTGCCTGAGGGTCTGCGCCAGCGGGAGGGTCTGCTGGAGCGGGCCACCGCCCTGCTGCGCATCCACCAGCCGCGGAACCAGGCCGAACTCCAGGCCAGCCGCCAGCGCCTGGTGTTCGATGAGTTTCTGCTGATGCAGCTCGGCCTGCTGCAGCGGCGCCGGGAGCTGCGCCAGCGGCCCGCACCCAGCCTCGCTCCTGCCGCCGCCGCCCTGCTCGACCGCTTCCTGGCGCTGTTGCCCTTCGGGCTCACCGGCGCCCAGCAGCGGGTGCTGGCCGAGATCAGGGCCGACCTGGCCCGGCCCCAGCCGATGGCCCGACTGGTGCAGGGGGATGTGGGCAGCGGCAAGACCGTGGTGGCGATCGCCGCCCTGCTGCTGGCCCTCGACAGCGGCTGCCAGGGGGCCCTGATGGCCCCCACCGAGGTGCTGGCCGAGCAGCACTACGCCACCCTCTGCCGTTGGCTGCCCCAGCTGCCCGTGAGCTGTGCCCTGCTCACGGGCTCCACGCCGATGCGCCGCCGCCGCCAGCTGCTCACCGACCTGGCCAACGGCCAGCTGCAGCTGCTGGTAGGCACCCATGCGCTGCTGGAGGACCCGGTGCAATTCGCCCGGCTGGGGCTGGTGGTGGTGGACGAGCAGCACCGCTTTGGCGTGCGCCAGCGGGATCGCCTGCTGCACAAGGGCCTGCAGCCCCACCTGCTCACCATGACAGCCACGCCCATCCCCCGCACCCTGGCCCTCTCGGTGCATGGCGATCTCGATGTGAGCCAGATCGACGAACTGCCCCCCGGCCGCACCCCTATCCGCACCCGCCTGCTCTCGGGGGGAGAGCGCCACCAGGCCTACGAGCTGATCCGCCAAGAGGTGGCGGCGGGCCAGCGGGCCTACGTGGTGCTGCCCCTGGTGGAGGAATCGGAGAGCAGCGACCTGCGCTCGGCGGTGGAGGTGCACCAGCAGCTCAGCGGCGAGGTGTTCGCCGACCTGCAGGTGGGGCTGCTGCATGGCCGCATGGCCAGCGCCGGCAAGCAGGCGGCGATCACGGCCTTTGCCGCCGGCCACACCCAGGTGCTGGTGAGCACCACGGTGGTGGAGGTGGGGGTGGATGTGCCCGAGGCCAGTGTGATGGTGGTGGAGCATGCCGAGCGCTTCGGTCTGGCCCAGTTGCACCAGCTGCGGGGCCGGGTGGGCCGGGGGGCGGCCGCCTCCCACTGCCTGCTGATCCACGAGGGTCGCAATTCCCAGTCGCGCCAGCGGCTCGATGTGCTGGTGCGCTCCACTGATGGCTTTGAGATCGCCGAGATGGACCTGCGCCTGCGCGGCCCCGGCCAGGTGCTGGGCACCCGCCAGAGCGGCCTGCCCGATCTGGCCCTGGCCAGCCTCTGCGACGACGGTGAAGTGCTGGAGAGGGCCCGGCTGGTGGCGGAGCAGATCCTCGCTGCCGATCCCCAGCTGCAGCGGCACCCCGAGCTGGCCCGGCTGCAGCAGCAGCAGCGCCAGCAGCTCAGCGAGGCGGTGCGGCTCAACTGA
- the tsf gene encoding translation elongation factor Ts codes for MAEISAKLVKDLRDKTGAGMMDCKKALAETNGDTDKAIEWLRQKGIASAEKKAGRTAAEGAIGSYIHTGARVGVLVEVNCETDFVARGEIFQELIRNVAMQVAACPSVDFVRVEDIPSDVAEREKQIEMGRDDLAGKKEEMKEKIVAGRIGKRLKEMALMDQPYIKDSSMSVAEMVKQVAGKVGENIQVRRFVRFNLGEGIEVEKMDFAAEVAAMGGAA; via the coding sequence ATGGCTGAGATTTCAGCGAAGCTCGTCAAGGACCTGCGCGACAAGACCGGCGCGGGGATGATGGACTGCAAGAAGGCGCTTGCCGAGACCAACGGCGACACCGACAAGGCGATCGAGTGGCTGCGCCAGAAGGGCATCGCCAGTGCCGAGAAGAAGGCGGGCCGCACTGCCGCCGAGGGAGCCATCGGCTCCTATATCCACACCGGTGCCCGCGTCGGTGTGCTGGTTGAGGTGAACTGTGAGACCGACTTTGTGGCCCGCGGTGAGATCTTCCAGGAGTTGATCCGCAACGTGGCGATGCAGGTTGCCGCCTGTCCCTCCGTCGACTTCGTGCGCGTGGAGGATATCCCCTCCGACGTGGCAGAACGGGAGAAGCAGATCGAGATGGGCCGCGACGACCTCGCCGGCAAGAAGGAGGAGATGAAGGAGAAGATTGTGGCCGGGCGCATCGGCAAGCGGCTCAAGGAGATGGCCCTGATGGACCAGCCCTACATCAAGGACAGCTCCATGAGCGTGGCCGAGATGGTCAAGCAGGTGGCTGGCAAGGTGGGCGAGAACATCCAGGTGCGTCGCTTCGTGCGTTTCAACCTGGGTGAGGGCATCGAAGTGGAGAAGATGGACTTCGCAGCCGAAGTGGCCGCCATGGGCGGTGCAGCCTGA
- the rpsB gene encoding 30S ribosomal protein S2, whose amino-acid sequence MAVVTLAEMMEAGAHFGHQTRRWNPKMSRYIYCARNGVHIIDLVQTAVCMNNAYKWVRSAARSGKRFLFVGTKKQASEVIAQEATRCGASYVNQRWLGGMLTNWTTMRARIERLKDLERMESSGAIAMRPKKEAAVLRRELDRLQKYLGGLKNMRRLPDVVVLVDQRRETNAVLEARKLDIPLVSMLDTNCDPDLCDVPIPCNDDAVRSVHLVLSRLADAINEGRHGAGDQGQADQG is encoded by the coding sequence ATGGCTGTTGTCACCCTCGCCGAAATGATGGAGGCGGGTGCCCACTTCGGGCACCAGACCCGCCGCTGGAATCCGAAGATGTCGCGCTACATCTACTGCGCGCGCAACGGTGTCCACATCATCGATCTTGTGCAGACCGCCGTCTGCATGAACAACGCTTACAAGTGGGTCCGCAGCGCGGCCCGCAGCGGCAAGCGTTTCCTGTTTGTGGGCACCAAGAAGCAGGCCTCGGAGGTGATCGCCCAGGAGGCCACCCGTTGCGGTGCCTCCTATGTGAACCAGCGCTGGTTGGGCGGCATGCTCACCAACTGGACCACCATGCGCGCCCGCATCGAGCGCCTCAAGGACCTCGAGCGCATGGAGAGCTCCGGGGCGATCGCCATGCGCCCCAAGAAGGAAGCCGCCGTGCTCCGCCGCGAACTGGACCGGCTGCAGAAGTACCTCGGTGGCCTCAAGAACATGCGCCGCCTGCCCGACGTCGTGGTGCTGGTGGACCAGCGCCGTGAGACCAACGCCGTGCTCGAGGCCCGCAAGCTGGATATTCCGCTGGTGTCGATGCTCGACACCAACTGTGATCCCGATCTCTGCGACGTGCCCATCCCCTGCAACGACGACGCCGTGCGCTCGGTGCACCTGGTGCTCAGCCGCCTGGCGGACGCCATCAACGAAGGCCGCCACGGTGCCGGCGACCAGGGTCAGGCCGACCAGGGCTGA
- a CDS encoding glycosyltransferase family 2 protein, with amino-acid sequence MFLSVVIPTYNRLPILRQCLQALERQHLEPPLADYEVVVVDDGSTDATVTWLEAATAACELPHLRLIQQAHGGPAQGRNRGVEAARGDVIVFIDSDLVVGPHFLLCHARSLEADWRRWGNRLSFTYGAVVNTADFHNPTGERHKLRDLSWAYFATGNVAIERALLERAGLFDTAFHLYGWEDLELGERLRLLGVRLVRCPAAVGYHWHPALSLEQIPRLVQVEQERARMALVFFRKHPSWRVRFIIQYTWLHLLLWNLLTLGGLLNVRSLRPLLGWLIRSGKPALAMELLRLPLNRVGVHTLFQLARRQGPGGIV; translated from the coding sequence ATGTTCCTGAGCGTTGTCATCCCCACCTACAACCGGCTGCCGATCCTGCGCCAGTGCCTCCAGGCCCTGGAGCGCCAGCACCTGGAGCCGCCGCTCGCGGACTACGAGGTGGTGGTGGTGGATGACGGCTCCACCGATGCCACGGTGACCTGGCTGGAGGCCGCCACCGCCGCATGTGAGCTTCCCCATCTGCGCCTCATCCAGCAGGCACACGGTGGGCCTGCCCAGGGGCGCAACCGCGGCGTGGAGGCTGCCCGCGGCGATGTGATCGTGTTCATCGACAGCGATCTGGTGGTGGGGCCCCACTTCCTGCTTTGCCACGCCCGCAGCCTGGAAGCGGACTGGCGCCGCTGGGGCAACCGGCTCAGCTTCACCTACGGGGCGGTGGTGAACACGGCTGATTTCCACAATCCCACGGGCGAGCGCCACAAGTTGCGTGACCTCTCCTGGGCGTACTTCGCCACCGGCAACGTGGCGATCGAGCGGGCCCTGCTGGAGCGGGCCGGGCTGTTCGACACCGCCTTTCACCTCTACGGCTGGGAGGACCTGGAACTGGGAGAGCGGCTACGGCTCCTGGGGGTGCGCCTGGTGCGTTGCCCTGCCGCCGTGGGCTATCACTGGCATCCGGCCCTCAGCCTCGAGCAGATTCCCCGGTTGGTTCAGGTGGAGCAGGAGCGGGCCCGCATGGCCCTGGTGTTCTTCCGCAAGCACCCCAGCTGGCGGGTGCGGTTCATCATTCAGTACACCTGGCTGCACCTGCTGCTCTGGAATCTGCTCACCCTGGGTGGCCTGCTCAACGTGCGCAGCCTGCGCCCCCTGCTGGGCTGGCTGATCCGGAGCGGCAAGCCCGCACTGGCGATGGAGCTGCTGCGGTTGCCGCTCAACCGGGTCGGCGTGCACACCCTGTTCCAGCTGGCGCGGCGCCAGGGGCCCGGCGGCATCGTTTGA
- a CDS encoding ATP-binding cassette domain-containing protein, which yields MAGTSPGAAGASVAIHNLVHSFGQGGTRVDVLREVNLRIDPGEVVLLTGPSGCGKTTLLTLVGALRQVQSGSLRVLGVELCGADRSTRQRLRRRIGMIFQGHNLLRCLSAEQNVQMGADLLSGLGYRGRRDRARRWLRDVGLADQLHKLPHDLSGGQKQRVAIARALAAEPQLLLADEPTAALDSRTGREVVELLQRLAKEQGCAVLMVTHDPRILDVADRLLRMEDGRLLVAQP from the coding sequence ATGGCCGGCACCAGCCCTGGCGCCGCGGGCGCCAGCGTGGCGATCCACAACCTGGTGCACAGCTTCGGGCAGGGGGGCACCCGGGTGGACGTGCTGCGCGAGGTGAACCTGCGCATCGATCCCGGGGAGGTGGTGCTGCTCACCGGTCCCTCCGGCTGTGGCAAGACCACTTTGCTCACGCTGGTGGGGGCCCTGCGCCAGGTGCAGAGCGGCTCACTGCGGGTGCTCGGGGTGGAGCTCTGCGGCGCCGACCGCAGCACCCGGCAGCGGCTGCGCCGCCGCATCGGCATGATCTTTCAGGGCCACAACCTGCTGCGCTGCCTCAGCGCTGAACAAAACGTGCAGATGGGTGCCGACCTGCTGAGCGGCCTGGGGTACCGGGGCCGCCGTGACCGGGCGCGCCGCTGGCTGCGGGATGTGGGTCTGGCCGATCAGCTGCACAAGCTGCCCCACGATCTCTCCGGCGGCCAGAAACAGCGGGTGGCCATTGCCAGGGCCCTGGCGGCCGAGCCCCAGCTGCTGCTCGCCGACGAACCCACGGCCGCCCTCGACTCGCGCACCGGCCGGGAGGTGGTGGAGCTGCTGCAGCGTCTGGCCAAGGAGCAGGGCTGTGCCGTGCTGATGGTGACCCACGACCCACGCATTCTCGATGTGGCCGATCGCCTGCTGCGCATGGAGGACGGCCGCCTGCTGGTGGCCCAGCCCTGA
- the devC gene encoding ABC transporter permease DevC: MFDRLWPSRRIPLAWLLLTRQPVRLAVALAGIAFAGILMFMQLGFRDGLFEASVTVHRQFAADLVLISPRTMSSIGMAAFPRRRLVQAMADPEVRGITPVHWNLLLWRNPDTRSTRSILTLGFEPGDPLFTDPQLSEQARLLTQKGRVLFDEQSRPEFGPVAERFRAGEVVETEVAGTRVRVVGLVTMGPSFGADGNLLTSRETFLSLMPQTPPGSIELGLIRLAPSADPLAVAERLRRLLPPDVKVLTKQQFEEFEKTYWRTSTAIGFIFTLGAAMGFVVGCVIVYQILYSDVSDHLAEYATLMAMGYPLPRLLGVVAREGLLLAVLGYVPAYLAGLGLYALVRSGTRLPVFMDPQRAWLVLAMILVMCMASAALAMRRLADADPAEIF, translated from the coding sequence ATGTTCGACCGCCTCTGGCCGTCCCGGCGGATTCCCCTGGCCTGGCTGTTGCTGACCCGCCAGCCGGTGCGGTTGGCGGTGGCCCTGGCAGGCATCGCCTTTGCCGGGATCCTGATGTTCATGCAGCTGGGCTTCCGCGATGGCCTGTTCGAGGCCAGCGTCACGGTGCACCGCCAGTTCGCTGCCGATCTGGTGCTGATCAGCCCGCGCACCATGAGTTCGATCGGCATGGCCGCCTTTCCCCGCCGCCGGCTGGTGCAGGCGATGGCCGATCCAGAGGTGCGCGGCATCACGCCGGTGCACTGGAATCTGCTCCTCTGGCGCAACCCGGACACCCGCTCCACCCGCTCGATCCTCACCCTGGGCTTTGAGCCGGGCGACCCCCTGTTCACAGACCCCCAGCTCAGCGAGCAGGCCCGGCTGCTCACCCAGAAGGGCCGGGTGCTGTTTGACGAGCAGTCGCGGCCGGAGTTCGGGCCCGTCGCCGAGCGCTTCCGGGCCGGTGAGGTGGTGGAAACGGAGGTGGCCGGTACGCGGGTGCGGGTGGTGGGTCTGGTGACCATGGGGCCCTCCTTCGGCGCCGACGGCAACCTGCTCACCAGTCGGGAAACCTTTCTCAGCCTCATGCCCCAGACTCCGCCGGGCAGCATTGAACTGGGGCTGATCCGGCTGGCCCCGTCCGCCGACCCCCTGGCGGTGGCCGAGCGCCTGCGCCGGCTGTTGCCCCCCGACGTGAAGGTGCTCACCAAGCAGCAGTTCGAGGAGTTCGAGAAGACCTACTGGCGCACCAGCACGGCCATCGGCTTCATCTTCACCCTCGGGGCAGCGATGGGTTTTGTGGTGGGCTGCGTGATTGTGTACCAGATTCTCTATTCCGATGTGAGTGATCACCTGGCCGAATACGCCACCCTGATGGCGATGGGCTACCCCCTGCCCCGGCTGCTCGGGGTGGTGGCCCGCGAGGGGCTGCTGCTGGCGGTGCTGGGCTACGTGCCCGCCTACCTGGCCGGGCTGGGGCTCTACGCCCTGGTGCGCAGTGGCACCCGCCTGCCGGTGTTCATGGATCCCCAGCGGGCCTGGCTGGTGCTGGCGATGATTCTGGTGATGTGCATGGCCTCGGCCGCCCTGGCGATGCGCCGGCTGGCGGACGCCGACCCGGCGGAGATCTTCTGA
- a CDS encoding efflux RND transporter periplasmic adaptor subunit → MLLLAGVGASRLLLQPRTPAASAPPAAPEPRPIEAVAALGRLDPRGEIRRVAAPISGIGGSPRLTRLLVREGQSVTAGQLLAQFDTAPSLLAQQRLLQARISNLDSRLSLQRRDIERYRRLARSGAIASADLDGRETELLALQGELLEARAELDKTEAELELTDLRAPIAGTVLRLHAREGERPGDQGVLELGASHRMEALVEVYESDIARVRPGQAVTLTSEHGGFEGNLQGQVLRISPQVRQREVLATDPTQDADARIVEVRVGLEPESAQRVRALSGLKVIARFQP, encoded by the coding sequence CTGCTGCTGCTCGCCGGTGTGGGGGCCTCTCGCCTGCTGCTCCAGCCCCGCACCCCCGCCGCCAGTGCGCCACCCGCCGCCCCCGAGCCCCGGCCGATCGAGGCCGTGGCCGCCCTCGGCCGCCTCGATCCCCGCGGTGAGATCCGCCGTGTGGCCGCGCCGATCAGCGGCATCGGCGGCAGTCCACGCCTCACCCGCCTGCTGGTGCGCGAAGGCCAGAGCGTCACGGCGGGCCAGTTGCTGGCCCAGTTCGACACAGCCCCCTCGCTGCTGGCCCAACAGCGGCTCCTGCAGGCCCGGATCAGCAACCTTGACTCCCGGCTGAGCCTGCAGCGCCGGGATATCGAGCGCTACCGGCGCCTGGCCCGCAGCGGCGCCATCGCCAGCGCCGACCTTGACGGCCGCGAAACCGAGCTGTTGGCGCTGCAGGGTGAGCTACTGGAGGCCAGGGCGGAGCTGGACAAGACGGAAGCGGAGCTGGAGCTCACCGACCTGCGGGCGCCGATCGCTGGCACCGTGCTGCGCCTGCATGCCCGCGAGGGCGAACGCCCCGGTGATCAGGGCGTACTGGAGCTGGGGGCCAGCCACCGCATGGAGGCCCTGGTGGAGGTGTATGAGAGCGACATCGCCCGGGTGCGGCCGGGCCAGGCCGTGACCCTCACCAGCGAACACGGCGGGTTTGAGGGCAACCTGCAGGGCCAGGTGCTGCGCATCAGTCCCCAGGTGCGCCAGCGGGAGGTGCTGGCCACCGACCCCACCCAGGACGCCGATGCCCGCATCGTGGAGGTGCGGGTGGGCCTCGAGCCGGAGTCCGCCCAGCGGGTGCGCGCCCTCAGTGGCCTGAAGGTGATCGCCCGCTTCCAGCCCTGA